A window of the Pedobacter frigiditerrae genome harbors these coding sequences:
- a CDS encoding M56 family metallopeptidase, whose amino-acid sequence MEAIVNNLVKAIGWSILHSLWQGAIIYAILFIALMAWPKTNARIKHNFAFGSLVLMLISFCVTFISLFELPTDGAAIKNIAINQIAYQDLTRLSGSFNIKTEAYFPVIVFVYLIGISFQLVVLISGYQKLKQLKQASTLAVPAEWKAIFELTLSQLKINKTVKFYLSAKVNVPLVVGYFKPVVLFPVVLATQLDAKQVEAILIHELSHIRRNDYLINLVKTCIETLLFFNPFVWLTTKFIHIEREHACDDLVVNFTGTPLTYAHALLKLELLKDKQTPTLSLAATGTNQHLYQRIKRITDMKTNYINAKQQFFILTLTIATVASLAWINPTKEETIKAKKAPTLTLLKPSATETKAIIEQVYAKADTDTTKKKKKQFKAIIRNDDGKEVIYTSMDDLPDSVKRKLAALEKKFNSPEWKEKMAKIEFNSKELEKKFNSPEWKEKMAKIEFNSKELEKKFNSPEWKDKMAKIELNSKELEKKFNSPEWKDKMAKIQEQSLAMAKKFESQEWKENMAKIQKNAEEIQKKFNSPEWKSKMADIQKNAEEMNKKFSSPEWKQKMEDMKKLYDSPEYKELRKKYDSEVEELKKAKGIKSDKAFLLFDSNLDVQKALLPLTANLATITKLNLNVSDVLLANPNLKFETLKNLNFEAVPLKTLKLEKGIEFKAVPLQN is encoded by the coding sequence ATGGAAGCTATTGTAAACAACTTGGTTAAAGCTATTGGATGGAGCATTCTTCATTCGTTATGGCAAGGAGCAATCATTTATGCTATTTTATTCATCGCCTTGATGGCTTGGCCTAAAACTAATGCAAGGATAAAACACAACTTTGCTTTTGGTTCTTTAGTTTTAATGCTGATTAGTTTCTGCGTAACGTTTATTTCGTTATTCGAACTACCAACTGATGGCGCAGCAATTAAAAACATAGCTATCAACCAAATTGCTTATCAGGATTTAACTCGATTAAGTGGAAGCTTTAACATCAAAACCGAAGCCTATTTCCCTGTAATCGTATTTGTATACCTTATCGGAATTAGCTTTCAATTAGTAGTTTTAATATCGGGCTACCAAAAACTTAAACAGCTTAAACAAGCAAGTACATTAGCTGTACCCGCAGAGTGGAAAGCTATTTTTGAATTAACACTCTCTCAATTAAAGATTAATAAAACGGTTAAATTTTATCTTTCTGCTAAAGTTAACGTGCCTTTAGTAGTTGGCTATTTTAAACCTGTTGTATTATTTCCAGTTGTATTAGCTACACAATTGGATGCCAAACAAGTTGAAGCGATTTTGATACACGAACTTTCACACATTCGTCGTAACGATTATCTAATCAACCTTGTTAAAACTTGTATAGAAACGTTGTTGTTTTTCAATCCATTTGTATGGCTTACCACCAAATTCATACATATAGAAAGAGAACATGCTTGCGATGACTTGGTGGTTAATTTCACAGGCACTCCGTTAACTTATGCACACGCTCTTTTAAAATTAGAATTATTAAAAGACAAACAAACCCCAACTTTGTCGTTAGCGGCAACAGGAACCAATCAACATTTGTACCAACGTATTAAAAGAATCACAGACATGAAAACGAATTATATCAATGCTAAACAGCAATTTTTTATCTTAACCTTAACTATTGCCACCGTGGCTTCACTAGCGTGGATTAATCCTACAAAAGAAGAGACGATTAAAGCTAAAAAAGCGCCGACTTTAACCTTGTTAAAACCATCTGCCACTGAAACTAAAGCGATAATAGAGCAAGTATACGCTAAGGCCGATACCGATACCACTAAAAAAAAGAAGAAACAATTTAAGGCAATTATTAGAAATGATGACGGCAAAGAGGTAATATACACATCTATGGATGACTTACCTGATAGTGTAAAAAGGAAGTTAGCTGCACTTGAGAAAAAATTTAATTCGCCTGAATGGAAAGAAAAGATGGCTAAAATAGAATTTAACTCTAAAGAGCTTGAGAAAAAATTCAACTCTCCAGAGTGGAAAGAAAAGATGGCTAAAATAGAATTCAATTCTAAAGAACTAGAAAAGAAATTCAACTCTCCAGAGTGGAAAGACAAAATGGCGAAGATTGAGCTTAATTCTAAAGAGTTGGAAAAGAAGTTTAACTCTCCAGAGTGGAAAGACAAAATGGCGAAAATTCAAGAGCAGAGTTTAGCAATGGCCAAAAAATTCGAGTCACAAGAGTGGAAAGAGAATATGGCGAAGATTCAGAAAAATGCTGAGGAGATTCAAAAGAAATTTAACTCTCCAGAATGGAAATCTAAAATGGCCGACATTCAAAAAAATGCTGAAGAGATGAATAAAAAATTCAGCTCACCAGAGTGGAAACAGAAAATGGAGGATATGAAAAAGCTTTATGATTCGCCAGAATATAAGGAATTAAGAAAGAAATATGATAGCGAGGTAGAAGAGTTAAAGAAAGCTAAAGGAATTAAAAGTGATAAAGCGTTCTTATTATTTGATAGCAATTTAGATGTACAAAAAGCACTTTTACCATTAACTGCGAATCTTGCTACCATAACTAAATTAAATTTAAACGTTAGCGATGTTTTATTAGCAAATCCAAACTTAAAGTTTGAAACACTGAAAAACTTAAACTTTGAGGCAGTTCCGCTAAAAACTTTAAAACTTGAGAAAGGAATTGAATTTAAAGCTGTTCCGCTACAGAATTAA